The Pontibacter korlensis sequence CAGATAACCGGTATTGTAAAGTTTTTCGTTTGCCAGATAGGCGATCAGGCGGGTATTCTCATCATCAGGGTGCGCCGCAACATAGAGCGCAGAGCCCAGCACATTTAGCTTTTGCAGGTCTTGCAGCACCTTAGCTGCCGAGGCTTTCTGCGGCATTTGTGCCAGCAAAGCCCCTGCGCAATGCATCAGGCCCAGTGCTAATAACATCGAGTGAAGGAGACGTGTACGGATCTTCATAGTATCAGAAAACAGGCAGTGCGCCCGCGATATGTGTTGACAATGTATGCGCCCTGTAAAACTAAGCATTTCTGCGGATGGATAACATGCCTTTTACCTCCTTTCTGACATAGACACCAAACCTAAGGTTAAACAACAGTTTCAAGCATTTATACTTCATTTTTAAGCTGGAAGCGCTAATTTTGTTGATAAGGGGCTCTTTAAGAGTTTTCCACCAAAATTCTTAAAAAAGTATAGGATAAGAGTTAGATTTATACTATGTTCGTTTAAGCTTAACAGCTACTACTTTTTCTCTTACCGCTTACTAGTACAGATAACTTTAGCATAACAGTAACGTAAAACACTGCGCTTACGATATAGCGTGTTGCATACTTCTACCCCCTCTATGCGATAGACAAATATGCCCAACCAAAGAGAAAGTAACATCAACGACTTTGCATTCGACTACTTATGCAGCCATTACATCACCCGTTTTGGCACAAAAAAAGTATTGGTAGATAAAGAAGAGCGAACAAAACAGGGGCATATAACACAGGGGCTATTCTCGCTAAAAAAACATGACGACACGCTTTTTGTTGCTGCTTTACACACAGCCCACTCCCCTCAGATCACCAAAGCACTTACAAGATTTAAAAAGAACGGTTTAAGCAGGCTTCGCTTTGTTTCGGCACTGTTGGTACTTGCGGCCGTCTCTGTAGCGGGTTGGCTCATCTTAAAGAGTATAACCTACGCCTTAACAGCCGCTGTAGCGCTGGCTGTGCTTACTTTTGCGCTGCACTCGGTGCTTGAGAAGAGATATCATACACAAAAGATTACCCGCCTGCTGGACGAGCTAAAGAAAACACCTGCCGATGAGCAATGGTTGGGTCTCTCGGTAAGCAGCCTTGTTTTTCGCCATAATTACCTGGCAAAGCACCTGTTAGCATTGTGCGAACGCCGTGGTATTGGGCTAATTACTGTCGGGCAGCGTGCTAAAATAGTTCTGCTGAAAGAAGCACAGACATCAGCCTGTCGGCGCGGCGATTTTCTGTCGCATTACCAGTCTGATGAACGCATACGTAAGGCTCTCTTGGGCGACTCTGTACTGCGCGTAGCATAAGCAAAACATATCCTGGCATACCTTTCTACTTATTCAATAATTAGGTTGCAGTGCAACAATAGGGTTGCAGCATTAGTACAAAACCCTACATGCCCCTAATACAGTAACAAACTTGATAGAAAGCTATGACACTAATACTTTTAATTATACTCGCCATCATTATCATAATCGGGGTAATCTGGTTTAATTCTAAAACCCCAAAGCGGTAACGAGTACCTTTCTAGATGAACATTCGGTACATCCTTGACTTTTTGCAAGGACTACAGCAGCACAACAGCAAGCAGTGGATGGATGTGCACCGGGAGGAATACCTGCAGGCAAAGGCTTACTTTGTAGAGTTAGTGGAATACCTGATTTCACAACTACAACAGTTCGACGCATCGCTTCATGGGGTAACGGCGCAGGAGTGTATCTTCAGGATCAACAAGAATGATTTTTCCAAAAAGGGAGAAGTACCATACAAACGCCATTTTGGCGCAGGCATATCGCCAGCAGGTCGACACTCCCCTTTTGCCAATTATGTACTGATGCTGGAGCCTGGAGGACAATCGAGAATAGGTGGCGGTATACGTAAACCTGGCAGTAAGCAACTCGAGCTGATACGGCAGGAAATTGACTATAACCCTGGCCAACTACAGCAAATACTGGATGCACCCGCGCTTAAGTCTACCTTTGCTGGGCTGCGCGGCGAGCAAACCAGAAACGCACCTAAAGGCTACGATAAGTCGCACCCAGAGCTCGAGCTAATCAAGTATAAAGGATACCAGGTGCTTCACTTTTTTAGTGATGAAGAAGTAACTGAACCTGGCTTCATAGAGCGTGTGCCCTCCATGTTACGGCAGGTAAAACCGCTCCACGATTTTCTAAACAACGCCATAACTGAACTATCGTGAAACATACGTTACCCTTTAT is a genomic window containing:
- a CDS encoding DUF2461 domain-containing protein, with the protein product MNIRYILDFLQGLQQHNSKQWMDVHREEYLQAKAYFVELVEYLISQLQQFDASLHGVTAQECIFRINKNDFSKKGEVPYKRHFGAGISPAGRHSPFANYVLMLEPGGQSRIGGGIRKPGSKQLELIRQEIDYNPGQLQQILDAPALKSTFAGLRGEQTRNAPKGYDKSHPELELIKYKGYQVLHFFSDEEVTEPGFIERVPSMLRQVKPLHDFLNNAITELS